A single window of Archangium gephyra DNA harbors:
- the pssA gene encoding CDP-diacylglycerol--serine O-phosphatidyltransferase has protein sequence MRPHKLMFVLPNLFTVSSILCGFYAMILCAGQPGPAQFNQAALSILFAMFFDGFDGRVARLTKTQSDFGMQLDSLADVISFGAAPALLVYKWALEPLGFLGLFLSFAFAACGALRLARFNVIAMRSPQGGGGSFFVGLPIPLAAGVLVSMIIAHHTATAGEVLEGSARGPVAVAATLLALLMVSTVRYRTFKDLRLSRRSAFVLMLVLASGVVIGTRFHPAYVLVAYSFAYLAFGLVESAFLVRNRLVARKVRSGAAAAAVLEEEDALEDEDEDEQNVA, from the coding sequence ATGAGACCCCACAAGTTGATGTTCGTCCTGCCCAACCTGTTCACGGTCTCCTCCATCCTCTGTGGCTTCTACGCCATGATCCTCTGCGCGGGGCAGCCGGGCCCGGCGCAGTTCAATCAGGCGGCCCTGTCCATCCTCTTCGCCATGTTCTTCGACGGGTTCGACGGCCGGGTCGCCCGCCTGACGAAGACGCAGAGCGACTTCGGGATGCAGCTCGACAGCCTGGCGGACGTCATCTCGTTCGGGGCCGCGCCTGCCCTGTTGGTCTACAAGTGGGCACTCGAGCCCCTGGGCTTCCTGGGCCTGTTCCTCTCCTTCGCCTTCGCGGCCTGTGGTGCGCTGCGGCTCGCGCGCTTCAATGTGATCGCCATGCGCAGCCCCCAGGGCGGTGGCGGCAGCTTCTTCGTCGGCCTGCCCATCCCGCTGGCCGCTGGCGTGCTCGTGTCGATGATCATCGCCCACCACACCGCCACGGCGGGTGAGGTGCTCGAGGGCTCGGCCCGGGGCCCCGTGGCGGTGGCGGCGACGCTGCTCGCGCTGCTGATGGTGTCCACCGTTCGCTACCGGACCTTCAAGGACCTGCGGCTGTCCCGCCGTTCGGCCTTCGTCCTCATGCTGGTGCTCGCCAGTGGCGTCGTCATCGGCACCCGCTTCCACCCGGCCTACGTGCTGGTGGCTTATTCGTTCGCCTACCTCGCCTTCGGGCTGGTGGAGTCCGCCTTCCTGGTGCGCAACCGCCTCGTGGCCCGGAAGGTGCGCTCTGGCGCCGCCGCCGCGGCCGTCCTCGAGGAGGAGGACGCGCTGGAGGACGAGGACGAGGACGAGCAGAACGTGGCGTAG